The Dehalococcoidia bacterium DNA window AAAGCGCTCAATGGCTTGGTCAGGGTTGCCGACTTTCAAGAGGCGATGGCCCTCTTCAGTGATCTCTATTGCCCTTTGGGCCGCGTTTTCAGTAGGCATTTTTCCATCTCCTTTGCCGTGTTACTCCATGCCTGATTCATTGGATTTCAAGGGGACAGCAACCGATGTCGATGCCGCAATCTCGAAGATAACCCTCTTAAGGAAGCTCGGTTCAGGTCCGGATCGGCCCATTGGCTCAGAGGTTCCTCAATACTATCCTGCCTTGAGCTGATAAACGATGCGTTCCATCTGGCAGAGAGTCCTAACCGTGGATACCTTGCTGTCCACCCGGGCCTCCTTCTCTGCCGTGAGACGGACATATGAAAAGCCCAATTGATCCTCAGAAAGGCCTCGACTCGTGGTATAGAGGGGTTGGAATGGTGGGCGTTAGACAGAAAGTTTCAAATAGCCTTTGCATTGGTCCAGTAACCTGATTTTGTTCAAGGTGCTCCAAGCACCGGTGGTGACATAGGGGGCTGTCCTGCCTGCCACCAGTTCCTCCGGCTATCCGGCCTGAAAACAAATCTAACTTTGCACGGGTACATAATCGGGGGCACGTCACCGTCACACTCGAAGGGTCATGAGCGCCAATTAACCACTTGTGGGTCTATCAAACGGAACATCTGTGTACAATTTTAAAAGCCAGAACCCTCTATGAATAGATAGGCCGATTATCGCGTCTTTGGCAAAGTTGAAAAATTAGAGGAGTACATGTGCCTCGCGACCTTTTCCAGGGAAGCCAACAATTGGGCCTGCTCATTTGGATCGAGAACCTGGAAGGCATCACGAACGGCCTGGCTGTGTACGACCTTCTCAAAAACACTCTCTCCCATGTTGGTAAGATGGACGTTTACTTCTTTGCGATTCTTTCCGTCTCGTTTTCTCTCTAACAAGCCCGCCTTCTCCATTCGATCAAGGAGTCGGGTTGTTGTCGGTGGACTGCACCCGAGCCAGTAGCTCAACTGAGCCATATTGACGGGATTTCGGGCTGCTTTAATGGCTATCAAAGTCGTTGCCTGGATAGGGCTGATCTGCATAGGCTTGAGTTCGCTAGCCCTTTCCATGCTCAGCATGTGCTTGGCCAGATTGATCCGCATCCAGAGCTTGAGGGTTGGGTCGGAAATATCGATGCTCATGTGCCTTATTCTACCGTGTTTCTCAATATTCAAT harbors:
- a CDS encoding MarR family transcriptional regulator, whose protein sequence is MSIDISDPTLKLWMRINLAKHMLSMERASELKPMQISPIQATTLIAIKAARNPVNMAQLSYWLGCSPPTTTRLLDRMEKAGLLERKRDGKNRKEVNVHLTNMGESVFEKVVHSQAVRDAFQVLDPNEQAQLLASLEKVARHMYSSNFSTLPKTR